ATGGCAGGTCAATTGTAATATTTCTGAAAGCTATTTATTCGCGTCATCGGAATTACACTATTGTTTATGAACCTAGAGGCATCTCAAACCCCAGAACCAAGTGATGAGCAGTTGACAGAAAAACCAGAAGAGAACAATGCAGTTGAACATCCAGTAAATTCATCTGTTGAGTCAGTAATAGAAACAGAAGCTATTAGCTCATCAGAAGGCTACACAACTCTTGAGCCACTCATTTCTAATGCAGAAGTTGTAGATTCTACAGTAGAGCTAACAGAAAATTCAAATGGCGAGTTTGTAGCGCAGTTAGAAGCGGAAAATGTCGCGCTGGGGTCTGAAATAGGATCGGGAAATAATTTATTATATGCAGAAGCAGAGCAGCGAGTAGCAGAGTTGCAAAGCGCTGAAGCATCTCTTAAGTCAGAAATAGCCAAGCTGCAAGCTTCTTATGAAAACCTGCAAGCACAGGTGAGTGAAACTCAAACCTCACTGGGACGAATTGTACAAGAGTCACTGTTGCAGTTAGAACAACGCAAGCAAACTCTGCAAATTTCTGTCGAACAACTAGAACGCCGTCAAGAACGTATCCGCAATGAGATGCGAACCACTTTTGCTGGTACATCGCAAGACTTGGCTATTCGGGTGCAGGGTTTTAAAGACTATCTCACGGGTAGTTTACAAGATTTAGCTGTTGCCGCTGAACAGTTGCAACTGACCCCAAGTGTGGTAGAACGAGAAAAACCCGCTGTAAAAGAGGCTAAACCAGTTGAATCCCAGCCTGGAATACCCCAATTTGCCCAACAGCAGTTTCAAGATACTACTAAGCAAATTCGCCGCCTAATAGACCAATACCGCAATAAACCAGATTATTATGGGCCACCGTGGCAACTACGCCGTACCTTTGAACCAATCCATGCTGAACGAATCTCTAACTGGTTTTTTACCCAAGGGGGACGGGGTGGTTTGCGGACAATGGGTAGCCGCTTGCAGAATATCCTAATTGCCTCAGCTGCAATTTCGATATTACACAAGCTGTATGGCGATCGCGTCCGTACTTTAGTTTTAGCTAATACACCGGAGCGATTAGGTGAATGGCGGCGCGGCTTGCAAGACTGTCTCGGAATCGGTCGCCCAGACTTCGGCCCAGACCGGGGTGTGGTATTATTTGAGGCATCTGATGCTCTTGCTCAGAAAGCAGAGCGATTGACGAAAGCCAATCAACTGCCTTTAATTATCATTGACGATTCAGAAGAACAAATAAGTTTGTCACTGCTGCAATTTCCCCTGTGGTTAGCCTTTGCTCCTGACCCCAAAACAGTGAGAAACTATGATGATGATTTTTAAATGAGTCATTGGTCAAGA
This Nostoc sp. C052 DNA region includes the following protein-coding sequences:
- a CDS encoding DUF3086 domain-containing protein, producing the protein MNLEASQTPEPSDEQLTEKPEENNAVEHPVNSSVESVIETEAISSSEGYTTLEPLISNAEVVDSTVELTENSNGEFVAQLEAENVALGSEIGSGNNLLYAEAEQRVAELQSAEASLKSEIAKLQASYENLQAQVSETQTSLGRIVQESLLQLEQRKQTLQISVEQLERRQERIRNEMRTTFAGTSQDLAIRVQGFKDYLTGSLQDLAVAAEQLQLTPSVVEREKPAVKEAKPVESQPGIPQFAQQQFQDTTKQIRRLIDQYRNKPDYYGPPWQLRRTFEPIHAERISNWFFTQGGRGGLRTMGSRLQNILIASAAISILHKLYGDRVRTLVLANTPERLGEWRRGLQDCLGIGRPDFGPDRGVVLFEASDALAQKAERLTKANQLPLIIIDDSEEQISLSLLQFPLWLAFAPDPKTVRNYDDDF